AATAATAGCTCGCGAGAGATGGAAATTGAGgagattttgaggaaaaacaaACGCGCGACAGGTGCGCGGGGTGGACGCGCGGCTCGAACGTTCGCGGGACTTTGGCGGAGGCTCTTTTCCATAATGCTGGAAGGGTGAGGTCGATGTGGGTCGGACAtggaatattaaaattttaaaagccTTTCAAACTTCCGTTAATTCGCTCGCTCTTCGTGGCGCGGGGCTCGAAAAGCGCGTCGAGAACGCTGCGAGCACATCCGCGAGGCGCGCCGGAGCTCCGCGCTGTCTCGCAGAGCGCGAAGCTGCCAAGCGGAGACCGAGCGCGGCGAGAAAGGGCGCGGGGGGTTGGGAAGAGGAGACGGAAACAAGGATCGGTAGACAGTGCGAAATCGCGTTGCTTTAGAGTTGACAGATTGACAGCCGGTCGCCCGAAAGCCCGATGAATATTTCAGCTCGTTTCAAGCCCTGTCAGGAGAGGCGAGACTCTATGTTTAGTTTGCCCTGGCGAACTTTCGACCTCGAGTGACCCCGCTCCCTCCTCCCGCCGCCTCGGTCTCCTCGCTCGACCGTTTTTACACTCGTGTGCGCCAGGCCGCCTTAAAGACCACCTGCGGCAGCCGATTCCTCGTCCTCCGTAGCTCCGGCCCTGGGCGACAGCCCTGCCGGCAAATTCGATCGGTTCCTGCTTAATTTGGTCGCCTCACCGGGCCCCCGACGCGGGGATGCCTTCTCCCGGGCTCGCTTGGCCTGTGCGAACTTTCCACCGGGGCGTATAACTCGTCGGCGATCCCCCCGCTCCCTGGCGACGCGACCGAATGGATCATCTCGTCGCATACATATGCAAATGTTGGCGCGTCAAGGGAGCCCGGGCAATGTGGCACGGGGGGGCACCAAGGTCCGGCTGCAGCAGGGGAGACGCTCGGAAGATGCGACTCGGGGAGCAAGCCACCGCGAGGGCACTCCGAGCAGGGCGGGATTATCGGGTAAAAATAGTGGAACTCGATCAAGCTAGTTCCGCGGGAGTGGTGAGGACggaatcgaggaaaaaatccGCCTCGTTCTAGCCCCGATTCGTTCGAATATGTCTCTTTTAAATGTCACAGTCATTTATTCTTCGGTGAAAAATCGCTAATTGCATCATTGCGTATTCATGGGCTGATATCGACTCTGGCTGCTTTTAGTTTCTCCTCTCAAATCTCATTATCATGTGCATTTTTTAATACGCGCCCGCCCGCTTCCATCTCACTTGCCGGGGACTCGAGCTTTTTTCTAGGAATTTTCAAGCTTCTGTTCAATGGAGTGACGCGCGAGTTCTACCTGAAGATGTAACGGATATACGAATCTTATTTTTGggctctctatctctctcaacCGTCTGTCGAGATATGTCTCGTTTTAGATTCGATCCATAAATATGCCGAGTTTTCGAATTCTATGTAAAAAATACTACAGAGCGAATCTCACTTCTGTCTAAGAATATCCAAGCTTCAAATTCTATTTGCAATTCTATTTAAAATACTATCGAATTTatgtcatttttattattcaatacGAAAAGCTCCAAGCTTCGAATTATGTTTTTAAAGAACTGCGAAATTCTTCGCATTCTTATTTCAGGCCAAAAATgcccaaatttcaaattctattttccattttattaaaaaaaaaaaagtatcaagCAAATCCCATTTTCGATTGAATTCAAAATTGCCTGTGTAAAATTCAGTGCTGCTGGATTAAATCGAGAAACGTCAGAGGAAAGAACGACCATTTTATTCCAGACAAATacgaaaatttaacgaaaatgattattttggaatttttattgttttctaacctcaaatcttttcatttattttggcTCATATATTTCTGGTAAAAGACGTTTCGTTAAATTGTTAAGGAATGTCAGTCAATTAGAGCcgtaatttatttattattcgtatatattttataaGCACACATGTTCGGATAAATATGAGCTCTGTAGTACCGGAGTTATCTTATCCCTTAGCGTAGGCAATCTTTCATACGTGTTCGGTGAGAACACCAGGAATAACAGGTTTGTAAAATAAAACTACGTTCGTGAAGGGACGTGCGTACAGTTCACAGGCGCAAGAAGCaggatttcttcctttttcgtaTCTCGTTCTCCCAGAAAACATGTGTGCAAATGCACATGCGAGCATAAAACGTGCATATAATTGGGGGCTATTCTTGGGAGTAGCTTGCATCGCCGATCtatgatttgaataaattagAAATCGAGTCACAAATTTCTTATGGAAATTCGAGTTTCATTCTGTTCTTCATCTCATTTGCATTCGTTCGACGATAATTAATTAACGTAAAGTGCATTTCCCTTCATGTGACGACTCGCGTATAGGTTTGGATTCGATTCAGTTTCACACAGcattcgaatgtttgaaaacTTATTTTGGGAGCACGAAGCTGCTTCTTTATCCTGAGATTGGATCAATCAACGTGTTTCTCTGGCTTCTCACTACTTGGAAATTGGCGTTGcaagctctctctctcgtggaCGTCGACGATTCTTATGGTGAGAAATTTGAAACGGGATCGAACGCTACTGGCAGAAAATTTCTGTCAACAACACACGTGCGTGATCGGTAGCACGAGttttctcacaattttttatgaattatttaataatcaaggtaaaaaaatagttgtGAGTTAGAAATGAATTAATCGCTTGACGAAAAATGGTAAAGTCATCGGTAAAAGTTGaaataattcgatttttcatgtttttttaggTTATCCACGACGTTTGATAACTCGTTATTCCCCGTGTGATAATGAGTTCTCAAAAGGGAAACACGAAACGCGCGAGGCCTCAGAAATATCAGAATAATCACGCTTTCAAAAACGACTTGCATGACAAGTCCCATCAAACAAAGCGCATCAATAACATTCAAGTAGTGAATGTGTGCGAAAGGTGcaagaaaatcatagaatgGAAAATCAAGTACAAGAAGTACAAGCCGCTCAAAGCGCCGGCGAAATGCACAAAATGCGAACAAAAAGTCATCAAGCACGCTTATCACATCATGTGCGGCCCCTGCGCTCTTCATAACAAAGTTTGCCCAAAGTGCGGAGAGAAAGGAGACGTTGTGCCGGAAGAACCCAAAgaagaaactttgaaattggACCGAGAACTCAGAttgattctgaaaaaattacctgagagaaaaagaagaactTTCATGCGTTATATGAACGGAAAAGGTTTGTCTAGTAacagatttatcaattttctttACATTTCTCAAGTTTTTGAACCCTCTTCTCTCGACTCATGGACTCGACACCCGCAATTTTATCAGAAATTTCGATTGCCggcagattttttaaatcatatttgacgtttttaattatttctgtCAAAGCAGCTAGGAAAGAAGCTTCGAGTAATGGCGAATCCACCGCAAATGCTAAGGAGCCAGAGGAGGCTGATAGTTCGGACAGCGAAGAGGAGTCTCAAGACCCGAGGCAACCTCTGACCCGAGACGATCTATTGGCAAAGCTCAATGCATTAATGATCAGCagcaaaaggaataaaaacgaagatgatgatgatgattttgGCAGTGATTTCGATGGTGCAAATATCACCGATGATGAAGATGAGGATGATGATGATTAGTTGTGTAAATATTAGAATTACTAATAAACCCAACAATGTAAATAATCGATTTCGGTGTAGATTTTCTCAATGATCTGAACACTGTTCACAGtcttcagatttttttcttttaacctCATTtatacaacgttttttttttccgagcgTCAAACCTTTAGCAgtatttctaattttttatagaattttttacttttatattCTCTTTTACacctgaaaatttataatggAAGACAAAGAAAATCGCCCGAAGCAAATGACATCCTGCATGTCCAAAGGACCAGGACCAGCCTACAAATTGCCGGGTCTCGTAGGTTATATCGGTCATGATCCCTCGCGATATAGAAATCCTGCGTATTCGATTCCTGGACGTCAAGGAGAACATGACGCCGAAACTCCCAGCCCTGGACCCGCCTATGATGTTTCCAAATTGACGAAAAGTGGAGTGGACAATCCACCGGCTTACACGTTAAAGGgccgagaaaatttcaaaggtttttcacccattttttttttttaataattcacCAATCAATGAACCGAAATTTTTAATAGAACAAGTTTATTTCAAACTTTGCAAAGTTCattcaatcaataaatttactaaaaattcttcattcaaaattttcttaattaattttatattagAAAATTCTTTCAACGATTCGCAGCCATCGGTTTTGGACCCGGACCCGGAGCTTATCATCCAGAAAATGTTCCACCGATGAATCACTACCCAAGACCACCAGCTTTTACAATCAAATCGAGGTCGATGATAAAACTCACGGGGGATGGCCCAGGACCAAACGTTTACATTCTTCCTCCTTGTCTCGGTCCGAATATACCTCATAAAACTGCAAAAGGAGCATTCACAATGTAATAATTTTGCAGTCGACGTTCAAAACAcacaaaaaatgatgaattttcaaaattcatttattctaTTCAAAAATGCATGTCAGAtgaagtttaaaatgaaaattattcttgTTTCGTcacaaaatatgaaattttgaagtgACGAAGGGCTGCAGGTAAATAATTATTACTCCAATCTATTTTTCGAAGCTCTGGACGTCACGAGTCGTCAGAAATGTCGAATTTACCTGGACCAGCGGATTATGGCAGTGGAAATTtagatgcaataaaaaaaagataccCAGCCTACAGTTTAAAATCGAGGACAAGAATTTTTGGTGTACCGGAAGGTCCGGGGCCGATTTATTATCCGGAATTCAATGCTTCGAAGCGGCCACCAATGTATTCTTTTGGTATACGACACAGCGAATGTGCAGCGCCCGCAATAACCGATCTCGACGATTAATTCTactcgaaatttctttttatgGTATAATTGTCCATTGTCCAGTGAATAAAAGTGTCGTATTCGCaataaaagttgaaattcagaaaattccattttatcTCCGATTCactatcgaattttcaaattttttttctcatcaacatTGCCATAATTTGAATTGGCATTAAATGGAGTAAGAAATGATAAAatcaacgattttcaacgtAGTTGTTTTTCctcatatttttctcttcattcgttgttttttttataatcacgAAGTTCGTTAtttaaacaaaacaaaacactgATGTAGTAAAAGgaaatttcagttttattTCGTTGTCAAAATTCTAAGgtgaaatatcaaaatttttcgagtatGCCTCCAAAaaagggtaaaaaaaagaagagccAAACGGCAGAAGACAAAAATAAACCACCAGCTTTTCAAAAAGATGCTATTTTATGCCACGATTGGGGTTCGTAACGAAAAACCGAGTGCACCAGCCATAAAAGCTTTTCCATTACACCCTTAATTCgtttatcgatattttttcaggtACCGGACCAAAGTACAAGCTCAAACCTGTAGTGGGCTACATCGATCATTGCCTTTCGAAATTTAGAGGACCAGCTTATTCGGTCGCTTTCAAACAGACTGGACTCGGCGTGCACAGCGATAGTCCAGGGCCAATTTACTATCCTCAACCACCGAAAACAGAGGGAGGATTCTCTATTACATCCGGCTTCGGAAGAAAGGAGGGCGAGTCAAAtctcaaaacgttttttttttccaatcccaGATCTCTGCTGActacttttcaaaattcaaactctACGTACGAGGTCGAAAACGTGTCCAATGTTTCAGCTCAAAATGCTTTTCAATAAACGAatctggtgaacgtttaccaCCGAAAAGtcgaaaggaaaaacaaaaaaaatgattttttgactAATTGGGGTATTTTTGAATCTTTTGCACGAGTCTGGGGGGGTGAGATTCAAggaatttgggaaaaaattttttacgcaATGCTTCGAAAGTTGATGCGAGATCTCGAGGATTCTTTATCACGAActcagtgaaaaatatttggatttttcaataaaaaattttgaaaatgtgagATTAAGAAATTTCATGATTGCAGAGGAACTGGAATGTACTCCCGGCCCGTACATGCTTCCCGACCCAATGCGGTATCCGGCATTTTCCATGAGCTGGAGAAGTCCATTGAGAAAAGTTGTGACGAGCGCAGGACCTTACGACTTGCCGGGTGGATTGAACGGTCCTTGTTTCTCAATGTGGGAAGCTCACCATTCtacaatttcattcgaatcagcttaaatttatttttcatctcgagCTGAGAAAATTGAACAGGAACATTTGGCCTTGCGTACTTTGATTTTCGAGCTTCGAGTTTTCCTCGTTTCGTTGACCGTGTCAAAAACGATTCGATGAATCTCATTCGAGCAGCGCTATAATTTTGAATCTTTCTCGATtgatcaataaataaattcgacTTTTTCGTTTTAGAATACCGAGGCAAGATCCAATCGAAACTAAAGGGGGAGGCCCGGGTCCGTCGCCTCCGTTCAGCGTGGATCCAATAAAGCCACGAGCACCAGCATACACGATAGGACTTCGTATGAAACCGGAAGCGGAAGCCGAAGAGTGCAGCCCCGGCCCGGCTTACTATCCGAAAGATTTAGACAGGGAAAGATATTCCTTCAAATTTGGCATGAAGCACAATCCTTGTATACAACCGTACATAACAGAATGCGACAAGGAAGCTTGCTGATTTGGAATAATCgaggggaaaataaaaaatctcgaaaacgagaaaaagacaAAGGAGCGTCTGCTGATTCAGTCAATACTTCGCGACTGTCAACGTGATCTCCCTGTCAAATTCAGGGCATCGATCAGAATAAGACGCGAGTTTTTTTCGGCTCGATATgttataaaatttcgaaaactttcgTTTCTCCGTCGGTTTTTTTAACCCCAacgattttattcgtttatttatttcgacattttcatttcaacaatTTTGCAAACGGTTATCAGAGCGAAAACTAAACTCGAAATGGAGAACCTCAGCGACATGTATTATCTCATTCGCTTCATAGTTGGaagaattttcgtttatttacgAGTGAGTGTGTTCTCGTCTCTCGGATGAAGCTTGAGGAAATGTGCGAAATTTTAACGATTCTCGTGGATTTCAACAGGATATTATTCTCCACGAATTGTCGTGGTTCCCGGACGAGAATGGCGACATTGACGCCTCCGAGGCGAAGGCACGAGGTCACCCCTTCTCGAGAAAAGCTGTCGCTGATTTCGTCGCCTTTTTCACCATCTGCGCCGTCTTCGGTAGCTTCTTCGTATTCTCGACGAAATGCAACAAGGAGGAACAAAGTGCTTACGATCCACCGAGACCCGTGAGCGCGGAGAGCGAAGGGTTCGTCATTCGATTATTCCATTCAAGTCCAGAATCACGAATCACGGATGTGGAGCAACTCCGCAACCAAAAATATTTACAGAAAAGCTTCAAAAGGGCGTGCAGATTTAAGGGCATTTttattcgacgtcgaatttcCGTTTCTTTGGCCCAAAATTTCGTTGATACAATTTTTAGTGAtagaaatgaaacattttttagttTCCTGGAATAACTGGGTGAATTAATTGAATTGCAGCGAACCGTTGGAGCTGTTGGAGGACGACGAGTACACGATTTGCAACACGCCCGTGGGATCGTCGCATCAAAATGCCTGGGGTGACGCAACGATGGGTGAATTGGACGTGGAAAGACCGCTATCACGTCAGAAATTTGGTGGGCGCAGCAGAGTGCCATTTTTGTCGAAGAAACGTAACGGGAAGCCCTCGATGATAGAGCTGCGTGGGACACACTCGCAGCATTCCCAGAGCACACAAACGAACGAGCGATTGCTGCAGCGTGTGACGAACAAACGGGATTGGTTAATAAGAAGAACTCGAAGCGGTCACATTTATGGAAAATATCCGATGTAATCCAATCTCGTAAGATTTTCGACGTGATTCTTCAAGTGTCAGAAATCATCGAggaactttttttctcgagctGCT
This sequence is a window from Venturia canescens isolate UGA chromosome 8, ASM1945775v1, whole genome shotgun sequence. Protein-coding genes within it:
- the LOC122414375 gene encoding uncharacterized protein C9orf85 homolog isoform X1: MSSQKGNTKRARPQKYQNNHAFKNDLHDKSHQTKRINNIQVVNVCERCKKIIEWKIKYKKYKPLKAPAKCTKCEQKVIKHAYHIMCGPCALHNKVCPKCGEKGDVVPEEPKEETLKLDRELRLILKKLPERKRRTFMRYMNGKAARKEASSNGESTANAKEPEEADSSDSEEESQDPRQPLTRDDLLAKLNALMISSKRNKNEDDDDDFGSDFDGANITDDEDEDDDD
- the LOC122414375 gene encoding uncharacterized protein C9orf85 homolog isoform X2, whose amino-acid sequence is MSSQKGNTKRARPQKYQNNHAFKNDLHDKSHQTKRINNIQVVNVCERCKKIIEWKIKYKKYKPLKAPAKCTKCEQKVIKHAYHIMCGPCALHNKVCPKCGEKGDVVPEEPKEETLKLDRELRLILKKLPERKRRTFMRYMNGKARKEASSNGESTANAKEPEEADSSDSEEESQDPRQPLTRDDLLAKLNALMISSKRNKNEDDDDDFGSDFDGANITDDEDEDDDD
- the LOC122414379 gene encoding uncharacterized protein; this encodes MIAEELECTPGPYMLPDPMRYPAFSMSWRSPLRKVVTSAGPYDLPGGLNGPCFSIIPRQDPIETKGGGPGPSPPFSVDPIKPRAPAYTIGLRMKPEAEAEECSPGPAYYPKDLDRERYSFKFGMKHNPCIQPYITECDKEAC
- the LOC122414376 gene encoding uncharacterized protein — protein: MENLSDMYYLIRFIVGRIFVYLRDIILHELSWFPDENGDIDASEAKARGHPFSRKAVADFVAFFTICAVFGSFFVFSTKCNKEEQSAYDPPRPVSAESEGEPLELLEDDEYTICNTPVGSSHQNAWGDATMGELDVERPLSRQKFGGRSRVPFLSKKRNGKPSMIELRGTHSQHSQSTQTNERLLQRVTNKRDWLIRRTRSGHIYGKYPM